A region of Vitis vinifera cultivar Pinot Noir 40024 chromosome 13, ASM3070453v1 DNA encodes the following proteins:
- the LOC100264982 gene encoding scarecrow-like protein 30: MDEHLSGLYPSVNGIKFSEVYGSILSGENPSSGLGLQVPFLEQNNVFIPPFQPDPSGGNVASWSSVGVEEDPQEDCDFSDVVIRYVSQLLMEEDVEEKTRMFQESLALEATEKSFYEVIGKEYPASKDHHLSPSAEENHENPTANYGVYSSSTTSYGKSVETGWNFDYEQYKSGQIDFQSTSQSSFSSSISPSNIAFQCTSHSSFSSSNSPNTTIDGFGDRPMSIFKVPDIFNDSESVLHFKRGLEEASRFLPNGNGLFDHMAKDNSGLLVHGMNKGPNEAVVEMEKHANGYFMGESRGKKNSHLGHLDSEEERSNKQSAVCDEVTVTSEMFDRVLLCDADKGEAALRESLQNEASKTVQQEGGLKGSNGGRSRGWKKGGKKDLVDLRTLLTLCAQAVAADDRRSANEQLKQIRQHACPMGDGVQRMAYYFANGLEARLAGSGTQIYKGILTKPSAANVLKAYHLLLAVSPFKKVTNFVLNKTITKVAEKAARLHIIDFGIFYGFQWPSFIQRLSSRPGGPPKLRITGIDLPQPGFRPVERVEETGRRLANYARSFNVPFEFNAIAQKWETIQIEDLKINTGELVVVNCRYRFRSLLDESVVVESPRNIVLNLIRKMNPDIFIQGIVNGAYGVPFFMTRFREALFHFSALYDMLETNVPRQSYERRLIEKELFGWEAMNAIACEGSERIERPETYKQWQVRNERAGFRQLPLDQEIVKIAKKRVKSCYHKDFMMDEDGQWLLQGWKGRIIYAISSWKPAH, encoded by the coding sequence ATGGATGAACATTTGAGCGGATTATACCCGTCCGTGAATGGAATCAAGTTTAGTGAAGTCTACGGTTCAATTTTGTCGGGTGAGAATCCCAGTAGTGGGTTGGGATTGCAGGTGCCTTTTTTAGAGCAAAACAATGTATTCATTCCGCCATTTCAGCCCGATCCCAGCGGTGGTAATGTGGCCTCATGGTCGAGTGTGGGCGTGGAGGAAGATCCTCAGGAGGACTGTGATTTTAGTGATGTGGTTATTAGGTACGTAAGCCAATTGCTTATGGAGGAAGACGTGGAAGAGAAGACCCGCATGTTTCAGGAATCTTTGGCTCTTGAAGCCACTGAGAAATCGTTCTATGAAGTTATTGGGAAGGAGTATCCTGCTTCAAAGGATCACCACCTGTCTCCTAGCGCGGAGGAAAATCATGAAAACCCCACTGCAAATTATGGTGTTTATTCTAGTAGTACTACTAGTTATGGTAAATCGGTGGAAACTGGGTGGAATTTTGATTATGAGCAGTACAAATCCGGTCAGATTGATTTTCAGTCCACTTCTCAGTCTTCTTTCAGCTCTTCAATTAGCCCCAGCAATATTGCTTTCCAGTGCACTTCTCACTCTTCTTTCAGCTCATCAAACAGCCCCAATACTACCATAGATGGTTTTGGGGATCGTCCAATGAGTATCTTTAAGGTCCCCGATATATTTAATGATAGCGAGTCGGTTTTGCATTTCAAAAGGGGGCTTGAGGAAGCAAGTAGATTCCTTCCAAATGGTAATGGTTTGTTTGATCACATGGCGAAGGACAATTCGGGGCTGCTAGTTCATGGGATGAACAAAGGCCCCAATGAAGCGGTAGTTGAGATGGAGAAGCATGCTAATGGGTATTTCATGGGTGAGTCGAGGGGTAAGAAGAATTCTCATTTGGGGCATTTGGATTCTGAGGAAGAAAGGAGTAACAAACAGTCTGCAGTTTGTGATGAAGTGACAGTAACATCAGAAATGTTCGATCGGGTGTTGCTATGTGATGCAGATAAAGGTGAAGCTGCTCTCCGTGAATCCTTGCAAAATGAGGCAAGTAAGACTGTGCAGCAGGAGGGTGGATTGAAAGGATCTAATGGTGGAAGGTCTCGTGGATGGAAAAAGGGTGGTAAAAAGGATTTGGTGGATTTGAGAACTCTCTTGACTCTTTGCGCACAAGCTGTTGCAGCTGATGATCGGAGGAGCGCAAATGAGCAACTGAAGCAGATCAGACAACATGCTTGTCCTATGGGTGATGGGGTGCAGAGAATGGCTTACTATTTTGCCAATGGCCTTGAGGCTCGCTTGGCTGGTTCTGGTACTCAGATTTACAAAGGCATCCTTACCAAGCCATCCGCTGCCAATGTCTTGAAGGCTTACCATCTACTTCTTGCTGTTTCCCCATTTAAGAAGGTCACTAATTTTGTCTTAAATAAGACAATTACAAAGGTAGCAGAGAAAGCAGCCCGACTCcatattattgattttggtaTTTTCTATGGTTTCCAATGGCCTTCCTTCATACAGCGCCTCTCATCTAGGCCTGGGGGACCTCCCAAGCTTCGGATTACTGGAATTGATCTTCCACAACCAGGCTTCCGACCTGTAGAAAGAGTTGAAGAGACAGGGCGTCGGTTAGCAAATTACGCCAGGAGTTTTAATGTTCCATTTGAGTTCAATGCCATAGCGCAAAAATGGGAAACAATTCAAATTGAGGATCTCAAAATCAACACTGGGGAGCTGGTTGTCGTGAACTGTCGATATAGATTTAGAAGCCTACTTGATGAAAGTGTGGTAGTGGAGAGTCCAAGGAATATTGTTCTGAATCTGATTAGGAAGATGAATCCAGATATTTTCATACAGGGGATTGTGAATGGAGCCTATGGCGTCCCATTCTTTATGACACGATTCCGAGAGGCTCTCTTCCACTTTTCTGCTTTATATGATATGCTTGAGACTAATGTCCCCCGCCAGAGTTATGAGAGGAGACTGATTGAGAAAGAATTGTTTGGGTGGGAGGCTATGAATGCTATTGCATGTGAAGGCTCCGAGAGAATTGAGAGACCAGAGACATACAAGCAGTGGCAGGTTCGTAATGAGAGGGCTGGGTTCAGGCAGCTCCCTTTGGACCAGGAGATTGTTAAGATAGCGAAAAAGAGGGTGAAATCATGCTACCACAAAGATTTTATGATGGATGAAGATGGGCAATGGTTGCTACAGGGGTGGAAGGGACGCATCATTTATGCAATCTCTTCTTGGAAGCCTGCTCATTAA
- the LOC100242700 gene encoding scarecrow-like protein 30 isoform X1, with protein sequence MVMDQPLRRLYQSMNGIKLDKASSTILLGQNFTDGFKLQGPYLDKNDVDVPPWLPDTSSGNLPSWSSAGVEENLHEDCDFNDVALKYISQILMEEDMEEKTCMLQESLALEATEKSFYNVIGENYPPSIDHHRASSIDEIHEDQYENNCSSFGGDNLVEPGWNWDVGEYRYPHMASQSTSSSFRSSNSADSKVDGFVDEPKSILEIPNIFSGSESSSQFRRGAEEARKFLPNGNGLFVGVVNNLSGLLVGEVKQGHEDMGFKVEKKHPNEHFAEGSRGKRNSHPEDLDAEEDRNTKLSAIFDELTVRSEMLDQVLLCDAVKSEAALRESLKNEASKTLQQQECQSKRSNLGKSRGRKKGGKKDVVDLSNLLTLCAQAVVAGNQRSANDQLKLIRQHASPMGDGMQRMAYYFVNGLEARLRGSGTEIYKGVLTRGTSAANILKAYHLFLAICPFKKLLNFFSNTTIRKLAEKAESLHIIDFGILYGFQWPSLIQCLSSRPGGPPKLRITGIDLPKPGFRPAERVQETGRRLANYAKSFNVPFEFNAIAQKWETIQVEDLKIDTEDVLVVNCHCRFRNLLDETVTVESPRDTVLNLIRKLNPVVFIQGIVNGGYGAPFFRTRFREALFHYSALFDMLEHIVPRERLERTVIEREFFGWEAMNVIACEGSERIERPESYRQCQFRNMRAGFMQLPLDEEIVNKAKEKLKLCYHKDFILYEDGPWLLQGWKGRMLFAISSWKPA encoded by the coding sequence ATGGTCATGGATCAACCTTTGCGCAGATTATATCAGTCAATGAATGGAATCAAACTCGATAAAGCCTCCTCTACAATTTTATTGGGTCAGAATTTTACGGATGGGTTCAAATTGCAGGGGCCATATTTAGATAAAAATGATGTAGATGTTCCACCATGGCTGCCTGATACGAGCTCTGGTAATTTACCCTCATGGTCAAGTGCGGGTGTGGAGGAAAACCTACATGAGGACTGTGATTTTAACGATGTGGCTCTTAAGTACATAAGCCAGATACTTATGGAGGAAGACATGGAAGAGAAGACTTGCATGCTTCAGGAGTCTTTGGCGCTTGAAGCTACTGAGAAATCGTTCTACAACGTTATTGGAGAGAATTACCCTCCTTCAATTGATCATCATCGCGCCTCttccattgatgaaattcatgAAGAccaatatgaaaataattgtagTAGTTTTGGTGGTGATAATTTGGTGGAACCTGGGTGGAATTGGGATGTTGGAGAGTATAGATACCCTCATATGGCTTCTCAAtctacttcttcttctttcagATCTTCAAATAGTGCCGATAGTAAAGTAGATGGTTTTGTGGATGAGCCTAAGAGTATCCTAGAGATTCCCAATATATTCAGTGGTAGTGAGTCTAGTTCACAGTTCAGGAGGGGGGCTGAGGAAGCTAGGAAATTCCTCCCAAATGGTAATGGCTTGTTTGTCGGTGTGGTAAATAACCTTTCTGGGTTGTTAGTTGGTGAAGTGAAGCAAGGTCATGAGGATATGGGATTCAAGGTGGAGAAGAAGCATCCAAATGAGCACTTTGCAGAGGGGTCAAGGGGAAAAAGGAATTCTCATCCTGAGGATTTGGATGCAGAGGAGGATAGGAACACCAAGCTGTCTGCCATTTTTGATGAATTGACAGTCAGATCAGAAATGTTGGATCAGGTTTTGCTATGTGATGCAGTGAAAAGTGAAGCCGCTCTTCGCGAATCCTTGAAAAATGAAGCAAGCAAGACTCTGCAGCAGCAGGAGTGTCAATCAAAAAGATCCAATTTGGGAAAATCCCGTGGTAGGAAAAAGGGTGGAAAAAAGGATGTGGTGGATTTGAGCAATCTGTTGACTCTATGTGCACAAGCTGTTGTTGCTGGTAATCAGAGGAGTGCCAATGATCAATTGAAGCTGATCAGACAGCATGCTTCTCCTATGGGTGATGGGATGCAGAGAATGGCATATTATTTTGTCAATGGCCTTGAGGCACGCTTGAGAGGCTCTGGAACTGAGATTTACAAAGGTGTCTTAACTAGGGGAACATCAGCTGCCAATATCTTGAAAGCTTACCACCTATTTCTTGCCATATGCCCCTTTAAGAAGCTTCTTAATTTCTTCTCAAATACCACCATTAGAAAATTAGCTGAGAAAGCAGAGAGTCTCCATATCATAGATTTTGGTATTCTCTATGGTTTCCAATGGCCTTCCCTCATACAATGTCTCTCATCTAGGCCTGGTGGACCTCCCAAGCTTCGAATTACTGGGATTGATCTTCCAAAACCAGGTTTCCGACCAGCAGAAAGGGTTCAAGAGACAGGCCGTCGGTTGGCAAACTATGCAAAGAGTTTCAATGTTCCATTTGAGTTCAATGCCATAGCCCAAAAGTGGGAAACAATTCAGGTTGAGGATCTCAAGATTGATACTGAGGATGTGCTTGTTGTGAACTGTCATTGTAGATTTAGAAACCTATTGGATGAAACCGTGACGGTGGAGAGCCCAAGGGATACTGTCCTGAATCTGATCAGGAAGCTGAATCCAGTTGTTTTCATACAAGGGATTGTGAATGGGGGCTATGGCGCCCCCTTCTTCAGGACACGATTCCGCGAAGCTCTCTTCCACTATTCTGCCTTGTTTGATATGCTTGAGCATATCGTGCCCCGCGAGAGATTGGAGAGGACAGTGATTGAGAGAGAGTTCTTTGGGTGGGAGGCAATGAATGTCATCGCATGCGAGGGCTCAGAAAGGATCGAGAGGCCAGAGAGTTACAGGCAGTGTCAGTTTCGCAACATGAGAGCTGGGTTTATGCAGCTTCCTCTGGACGAGGAGATTGTCAACAAAGCAAAGGAGAAGCTGAAGTTGTGCTATCACAAGGACTTTATACTTTACGAAGACGGCCCGTGGTTGCTACAAGGGTGGAAGGGAAGAATGCTTTTTGCAATCTCTTCTTGGAAGCCTGCTTAA
- the LOC100242700 gene encoding scarecrow-like protein 30 isoform X2 yields MNGIKLDKASSTILLGQNFTDGFKLQGPYLDKNDVDVPPWLPDTSSGNLPSWSSAGVEENLHEDCDFNDVALKYISQILMEEDMEEKTCMLQESLALEATEKSFYNVIGENYPPSIDHHRASSIDEIHEDQYENNCSSFGGDNLVEPGWNWDVGEYRYPHMASQSTSSSFRSSNSADSKVDGFVDEPKSILEIPNIFSGSESSSQFRRGAEEARKFLPNGNGLFVGVVNNLSGLLVGEVKQGHEDMGFKVEKKHPNEHFAEGSRGKRNSHPEDLDAEEDRNTKLSAIFDELTVRSEMLDQVLLCDAVKSEAALRESLKNEASKTLQQQECQSKRSNLGKSRGRKKGGKKDVVDLSNLLTLCAQAVVAGNQRSANDQLKLIRQHASPMGDGMQRMAYYFVNGLEARLRGSGTEIYKGVLTRGTSAANILKAYHLFLAICPFKKLLNFFSNTTIRKLAEKAESLHIIDFGILYGFQWPSLIQCLSSRPGGPPKLRITGIDLPKPGFRPAERVQETGRRLANYAKSFNVPFEFNAIAQKWETIQVEDLKIDTEDVLVVNCHCRFRNLLDETVTVESPRDTVLNLIRKLNPVVFIQGIVNGGYGAPFFRTRFREALFHYSALFDMLEHIVPRERLERTVIEREFFGWEAMNVIACEGSERIERPESYRQCQFRNMRAGFMQLPLDEEIVNKAKEKLKLCYHKDFILYEDGPWLLQGWKGRMLFAISSWKPA; encoded by the coding sequence ATGAATGGAATCAAACTCGATAAAGCCTCCTCTACAATTTTATTGGGTCAGAATTTTACGGATGGGTTCAAATTGCAGGGGCCATATTTAGATAAAAATGATGTAGATGTTCCACCATGGCTGCCTGATACGAGCTCTGGTAATTTACCCTCATGGTCAAGTGCGGGTGTGGAGGAAAACCTACATGAGGACTGTGATTTTAACGATGTGGCTCTTAAGTACATAAGCCAGATACTTATGGAGGAAGACATGGAAGAGAAGACTTGCATGCTTCAGGAGTCTTTGGCGCTTGAAGCTACTGAGAAATCGTTCTACAACGTTATTGGAGAGAATTACCCTCCTTCAATTGATCATCATCGCGCCTCttccattgatgaaattcatgAAGAccaatatgaaaataattgtagTAGTTTTGGTGGTGATAATTTGGTGGAACCTGGGTGGAATTGGGATGTTGGAGAGTATAGATACCCTCATATGGCTTCTCAAtctacttcttcttctttcagATCTTCAAATAGTGCCGATAGTAAAGTAGATGGTTTTGTGGATGAGCCTAAGAGTATCCTAGAGATTCCCAATATATTCAGTGGTAGTGAGTCTAGTTCACAGTTCAGGAGGGGGGCTGAGGAAGCTAGGAAATTCCTCCCAAATGGTAATGGCTTGTTTGTCGGTGTGGTAAATAACCTTTCTGGGTTGTTAGTTGGTGAAGTGAAGCAAGGTCATGAGGATATGGGATTCAAGGTGGAGAAGAAGCATCCAAATGAGCACTTTGCAGAGGGGTCAAGGGGAAAAAGGAATTCTCATCCTGAGGATTTGGATGCAGAGGAGGATAGGAACACCAAGCTGTCTGCCATTTTTGATGAATTGACAGTCAGATCAGAAATGTTGGATCAGGTTTTGCTATGTGATGCAGTGAAAAGTGAAGCCGCTCTTCGCGAATCCTTGAAAAATGAAGCAAGCAAGACTCTGCAGCAGCAGGAGTGTCAATCAAAAAGATCCAATTTGGGAAAATCCCGTGGTAGGAAAAAGGGTGGAAAAAAGGATGTGGTGGATTTGAGCAATCTGTTGACTCTATGTGCACAAGCTGTTGTTGCTGGTAATCAGAGGAGTGCCAATGATCAATTGAAGCTGATCAGACAGCATGCTTCTCCTATGGGTGATGGGATGCAGAGAATGGCATATTATTTTGTCAATGGCCTTGAGGCACGCTTGAGAGGCTCTGGAACTGAGATTTACAAAGGTGTCTTAACTAGGGGAACATCAGCTGCCAATATCTTGAAAGCTTACCACCTATTTCTTGCCATATGCCCCTTTAAGAAGCTTCTTAATTTCTTCTCAAATACCACCATTAGAAAATTAGCTGAGAAAGCAGAGAGTCTCCATATCATAGATTTTGGTATTCTCTATGGTTTCCAATGGCCTTCCCTCATACAATGTCTCTCATCTAGGCCTGGTGGACCTCCCAAGCTTCGAATTACTGGGATTGATCTTCCAAAACCAGGTTTCCGACCAGCAGAAAGGGTTCAAGAGACAGGCCGTCGGTTGGCAAACTATGCAAAGAGTTTCAATGTTCCATTTGAGTTCAATGCCATAGCCCAAAAGTGGGAAACAATTCAGGTTGAGGATCTCAAGATTGATACTGAGGATGTGCTTGTTGTGAACTGTCATTGTAGATTTAGAAACCTATTGGATGAAACCGTGACGGTGGAGAGCCCAAGGGATACTGTCCTGAATCTGATCAGGAAGCTGAATCCAGTTGTTTTCATACAAGGGATTGTGAATGGGGGCTATGGCGCCCCCTTCTTCAGGACACGATTCCGCGAAGCTCTCTTCCACTATTCTGCCTTGTTTGATATGCTTGAGCATATCGTGCCCCGCGAGAGATTGGAGAGGACAGTGATTGAGAGAGAGTTCTTTGGGTGGGAGGCAATGAATGTCATCGCATGCGAGGGCTCAGAAAGGATCGAGAGGCCAGAGAGTTACAGGCAGTGTCAGTTTCGCAACATGAGAGCTGGGTTTATGCAGCTTCCTCTGGACGAGGAGATTGTCAACAAAGCAAAGGAGAAGCTGAAGTTGTGCTATCACAAGGACTTTATACTTTACGAAGACGGCCCGTGGTTGCTACAAGGGTGGAAGGGAAGAATGCTTTTTGCAATCTCTTCTTGGAAGCCTGCTTAA
- the LOC132254850 gene encoding uncharacterized protein LOC132254850, whose product MPPRRAASSQNSQANDDVPPVEGLPPVSTEGIYRYLGTLAGLVECPARAAGTNVQGQSSSSKGSSFDDFKKLGPPYFFGTSDPIEVEAWIMKIEKFFDVIDCSEEQKASYAAFMLDKEADHWWRMTKRLLEDQRPIVWSQFREAFYKKYFPDSYEAKFTELSRFAPQLIATEEEKAVKFQDGLKPYLKNKISILKLSVYSEMVDRALIAEKDNEEFH is encoded by the exons ATGCCACCAAGAAGAGCAGCTTCTTCACAAAACAGTCAGGCTAATGATGATGTACCTCCAGTTGAGGGTTTGCCTCCCGTGAGTACAGAAGGGATCTATAGGTATCTTGGGACACTAGCTGGTTTAGTTGAATGCCCAGCTCGAGCTGCTGGGACTAATGTTCAGGGACAGTCTTCATCTTCTAAAGGTAGCTCTTTTGATGACTTCAAGAAATTGGGTCCTCCTTACTTTTTTGGTACTTCAGATCCAATAGAGGTAGAGGCTTGGATTATGAAAatagagaaattctttgatgtcATTGATTGTTCTGAGGAAcaaaaagcctcttatgcaGCATTTATGTTAGACAAAGAGGCAGACCATTGGTGGCGCATGACTAAAAGGCTTTTGGAGGATCAAAGGCCTATTGTTTGGAGTCAGTTTAGAGAGGCTTTTTATAAGAAGTACTTTCCTGACAGT TATGAGGCTAAGTTTACCGAACTATCACGTTTTGCCCCACAGTTGATTGCTACAGAGGAGGAAAAAGCAGTAAAGTTTCAAGATGGATTGAAGCCTTATCTGAAGAATAAAATATCAATTCTGAAGCTTAGTGTTTATTCAGAGATGGTAGATAGAGCCCTTATTGCAGAGAAAGATAATGAAGAGTTTCACTAG
- the LOC100258258 gene encoding scarecrow-like protein 33, with protein MIMDRSSSGLYGSMDRTGFNEDSVSVLPCQDLTNGGDKLQEPILDQNDIDILPISPHSSCNNLASWPDVEKDPHEDCDFGDAALKYVSQMLMEEDVEERNCMFQESLALEATEKLFYDIIREKYLPPDDHQTAPFIEENSGNSDQNGSIDFSTYSRNATSDGNCVELGRNFDVGEYKSPHVAPQPTCQSSFSSSSSAKRVPNIFNDSESVLQFRR; from the coding sequence ATGATCATGGATCGATCCTCGAGTGGATTGTACGGGTCAATGGATAGAACTGGATTCAATGAAGACTCTGTTTCGGTTTTACCGTGTCAGGATCTTACTAATGGGGGAGACAAATTGCAGGAACCAATTTTAGATCAAAATGATATAGAtattctaccaatttctccCCACTCAAGTTGTAATAATTTAGCCTCCTGGCCGGATGTAGAGAAAGATCCTCACGAGGACTGTGATTTTGGTGATGCAGCTCTCAAGTACGTAAGCCAGATGCTTATGGAGGAAGACGTAGAAGAGAGGAATTGCATGTTTCAAGAGTCTTTGGCGCTTGAAGCCACtgagaaattgttttatgaCATTATTAGGGAGAAGTATCTTCCTCCAGATGATCACCAGACAGCCCCTTTCATTGAGGAAAATTCTGGCAATTCAGATCAAAATGGTAGTATAGATTTCAGTACTTATAGTAGAAATGCTACTAGTGATGGTAACTGCGTGGAACTGGGGAGGAATTTTGATGTTGGAGAGTATAAATCCCCTCATGTTGCCCCCCAGCCCACTTGTCAGTCTTCTTTCAGTTCTTCAAGCAGTGCCAAAAGGGTTCCTAATATATTTAATGACAGTGAGTCTGTTTTGCAGTTCAGGAGG
- the LOC132254944 gene encoding scarecrow-like protein 14: MFDRVLLCGPEEDEDALRETWQNETTKTLQQDGQSKGSGKSHGRTKGGKKDLVDFRSLLTLCAQAVAADDRTSANKQLRQIRQHASSMGDGMQRLAHYFANSLEARLSGSGAQMYKAITTKPSAANVLKIYHLLIVVSPFVKVTNFFSNKSIAEVAEKSERLHVIDFGILYGFSWPSLIQRLSSRPGGPPKLRITGIDLPEPGFRPAERLEETGRRLADYAKCFNVPFEFNALAQKFETVQIEDLKLDNDEVLAVRSRYRFGNLPDETVVAESPRDSVLTLIRKMNPDIFILAIVNAACDTPFFMTRFREALFHYSALFDMLEENVPHNILERMLLEREVYGQEIMNIIACEGLERIERPETYKQWQVRNERIGFRQLPLDREVVEEAKEWVKSCLHKDFIIDEDGQWLRLGWKGRITHAMSSWKPAC; this comes from the coding sequence ATGTTTGATCGGGTGTTGCTATGTGGTCCAGAGGAAGATGAAGATGCTCTACGTGAAACCTGGCAAAATGAAACAACCAAGACTCTGCAGCAGGATGGTCAATCAAAAGGATCTGGAAAGTCCCATGGTAGGACGAAGGGCGGAAAAAAGGATTTGGTGGACTTCAGAAGTCTATTGACTCTTTGTGCACAAGCAGTTGCAGCTGACGATCGGACGAGCGCAAATAAGCAACTGAGGCAGATCAGACAGCATGCTTCTTCAATGGGTGACGGGATGCAGAGACTGGCTCACTATTTTGCCAACTCCCTTGAGGCACGCTTGTCTGGTTCCGGGGCCCAGATGTACAAAGCCATAACTACCAAACCATCAGCTGCCAATGTCTTGAAAATTTACCACCTACTTATTGTGGTGAGCCCCTTTGTGAAGGTCACTAATTTCTTCTCAAATAAGTCAATTGCAGAAGTAGCTGAGAAATCAGAGAGGCTCCATGTTATCGATTTTGGCATTCTCTATGGTTTCTCATGGCCTTCACTCATACAACGTCTCTCATCTAGACCAGGTGGGCCTCCCAAGCTTCGAATTACTGGGATTGATCTTCCAGAACCCGGTTTCCGACCTGCAGAAAGGCTTGAAGAGACAGGGCGTCGGTTAGCAGATTATGCCAAGTGTTTCAATGTTCCTTTTGAGTTCAACGCCCTAGCACAAAAGTTCGAAACGGTTCAAATTGAGGATCTCAAGCTAGACAATGACGAGGTTCTTGCGGTGAGATCCCGGTATAGATTTGGAAACCTCCCTGATGAAACCGTGGTAGCAGAGAGTCCAAGAGATAGTGTTCTGACCCTGATCAGGAAAATGAACCCAGATATTTTTATACTTGCCATTGTGAATGCGGCCTGTGATACCCCCTTCTTTATGACTCGATTCCGAGAGGCTCTTTTCCACTATTCTGCGTTGTTCGATATGCTTGAGGAGAATGTGCCCCACAACATTTTGGAGAGAATGCTGTTGGAGAGAGAAGTGTATGGTCAAGAGATAATGAACATCATTGCATGTGAGGGCTTAGAGAGGATTGAGAGGCCAGAGACATACAAGCAGTGGCAGGTTCGTAATGAGAGGATTGGGTTTAGGCAGCTCCCTTTGGACCGGGAGGTTGTTGAGGAGGCAAAGGAGTGGGTGAAATCATGCCTCCACAAGGATTTTATTATCGATGAAGATGGGCAATGGCTGAGGCTAGGGTGGAAGGGACGCATTACTCATGCCATGTCTTCTTGGAAGCCTGCTTGTTAA